A window of Pedobacter lusitanus contains these coding sequences:
- a CDS encoding HmuY family protein — MNKHKVIILYSFAVFAFAGCKKDNVDYKYPQPFDGQTTQLQGIAGTELGVNAANSVYVDFSTGRITPVNRTSWSVGLYPGKEFKLIINHSMGATVFQTDKTNLADISTADSATMASAGTLDFTSPNIKKLVDPVTGLAADYLNGLVIKDIPMTEGESKVYILNSGKAGMAEMTVPTTADPTSRKVVFPWYKFKVYQGINGYIMQFARIGVVVPKYNDPSYNKDLSYNFNYINFASGAVNPEPAKALWDIEWTWTTYQDANGVPVRTNNFVLINFLGGVSAAQLTGNTTLNFDNFTAANLANLKPEDYLATRDAIGVKWRRDVGTDGQTSVIPNLFYVIKDAENNYYKLRFKSSSNIDGGAAGKPVIEYRLVQSAPNPGI; from the coding sequence ATGAATAAACATAAAGTAATCATTCTATATAGTTTTGCGGTTTTTGCTTTTGCCGGTTGTAAAAAAGACAATGTCGATTACAAATATCCGCAGCCATTTGATGGACAGACCACACAGCTGCAGGGAATTGCCGGAACTGAACTGGGGGTGAATGCAGCTAACAGTGTATATGTGGATTTTAGTACAGGAAGAATTACTCCGGTAAATAGAACAAGTTGGAGTGTTGGACTTTATCCCGGTAAAGAGTTTAAACTCATAATCAACCATTCTATGGGAGCTACAGTCTTTCAGACAGATAAGACCAATCTTGCAGATATTAGCACGGCAGATTCTGCTACAATGGCAAGTGCTGGTACGCTGGATTTCACTTCACCTAATATTAAAAAGCTTGTGGATCCGGTAACGGGGCTTGCTGCAGATTATCTAAATGGTTTGGTAATTAAAGATATACCTATGACTGAAGGTGAAAGTAAGGTGTACATCTTAAACTCTGGTAAAGCAGGTATGGCTGAGATGACGGTTCCTACAACCGCCGACCCAACTTCAAGAAAAGTTGTATTTCCGTGGTATAAATTCAAAGTTTATCAGGGAATCAATGGTTACATTATGCAATTTGCGCGCATTGGAGTAGTGGTTCCCAAATATAATGATCCATCTTACAACAAAGATCTTTCTTATAATTTTAACTACATCAATTTTGCCTCCGGAGCTGTAAATCCGGAGCCTGCAAAGGCATTATGGGATATTGAGTGGACCTGGACTACTTATCAGGATGCCAACGGAGTACCGGTACGTACTAATAATTTTGTGCTCATTAATTTTTTAGGTGGAGTTAGTGCTGCGCAACTCACAGGGAATACAACATTAAATTTTGATAATTTTACAGCAGCGAATCTGGCAAACCTTAAACCTGAAGATTATCTGGCTACACGGGATGCTATAGGAGTAAAATGGAGAAGAGATGTAGGGACAGACGGACAGACATCAGTGATTCCCAATCTCTTTTACGTAATTAAAGACGCTGAAAATAATTATTATAAGCTCAGATTTAAGAGCTCCAGTAATATTGACGGTGGAGCTGCAGGGAAGCCTGTAATTGAATATAGACTGGTACAATCAGCCCCCAATCCGGGAATTTAA
- a CDS encoding ABC transporter ATP-binding protein — protein sequence MIEIKDIEKSFGPNTVLKGVSGIFKEGLTNLIIGGSGSGKTTLLKCMIGLHTPEKGSVQYDGREFIDMSFEQRIEIRKEIGMLFQGSALFDSMTVEENIMFPLNMFTDHSFKEKLERVNFCLERVNLAGKNKLFPAELSGGMKKRVGIARAIAMNPKYLFVDEPNSGLDPKTSIVIDELIKEITEEYNTTTIVVTHDMNSVMGIGDYILFLHEGKKFWEGSNKEIAHTDIEELNDFVFASRFMKAAKKNF from the coding sequence ATGATCGAAATCAAAGACATTGAAAAATCTTTCGGGCCCAATACTGTCCTGAAAGGCGTATCAGGAATATTTAAAGAGGGTTTAACTAATTTAATCATTGGCGGTTCCGGTTCCGGAAAAACTACCCTGCTCAAATGTATGATAGGTTTGCACACACCCGAAAAAGGCAGTGTGCAGTACGATGGAAGAGAGTTTATTGACATGAGTTTTGAGCAGCGTATTGAAATCCGTAAAGAAATTGGTATGCTTTTCCAGGGATCTGCACTTTTTGACTCTATGACAGTCGAAGAGAATATTATGTTCCCTTTAAACATGTTCACCGATCATTCCTTCAAAGAAAAGCTGGAACGGGTTAATTTTTGTCTGGAACGGGTTAATCTGGCTGGTAAAAACAAGCTTTTTCCGGCAGAACTTTCAGGGGGGATGAAAAAACGTGTGGGGATTGCCCGTGCAATTGCCATGAACCCTAAATACCTTTTCGTAGATGAGCCCAATTCAGGACTTGATCCAAAAACATCCATCGTTATTGATGAGCTGATTAAGGAAATTACCGAAGAGTACAACACCACTACAATTGTAGTTACCCATGATATGAACTCAGTAATGGGCATTGGTGATTATATTCTTTTTCTGCATGAAGGAAAAAAATTCTGGGAAGGTTCTAATAAAGAAATTGCCCATACAGACATAGAAGAACTTAACGATTTTGTTTTTGCCAGCCGTTTTATGAAGGCTGCGAAGAAAAACTTTTAA
- a CDS encoding class I SAM-dependent methyltransferase, whose product MISLLTPTHWKDYELIDCGDFEKLERFGNLILCRPEPQAVWKKTLSEQEWKKLTNIRFKGRSATSGEWVKTAGNLPDRWNVEYKNDDVKINLRLGLTSFKHVGVFPEQAVNWDYISSSIKKFKNPKPKVLNLFAYTGAASLISQASGADTTHVDSIKQVVNWANENQELSQLKDVRWVVEDALKFVQRELKRGKKYNGIILDPPAFGHGPNGEKWKLEDHIQEMMQDVVKLLDEEEHFLILNTYSLGFSSVIVENLIKTSFPQVKNLETGELYLQATSGIKLPLGVFGKFNTFSS is encoded by the coding sequence ATGATAAGCCTACTAACCCCCACGCACTGGAAAGATTATGAGCTGATTGATTGTGGAGATTTTGAAAAACTGGAGCGCTTTGGCAATCTGATCCTTTGCAGACCTGAACCTCAGGCCGTATGGAAAAAAACACTGTCTGAGCAGGAATGGAAAAAACTGACAAATATCAGATTTAAAGGACGCTCTGCAACTTCCGGAGAATGGGTGAAAACCGCAGGAAATCTACCTGACCGCTGGAATGTTGAATACAAAAACGATGACGTGAAGATCAATCTTCGTTTGGGACTGACCTCATTTAAACATGTAGGTGTTTTCCCTGAGCAGGCTGTCAACTGGGATTATATCTCTTCTTCAATTAAGAAATTCAAAAACCCAAAACCAAAAGTCCTTAACCTTTTTGCTTATACTGGTGCAGCATCTTTGATTTCACAGGCATCTGGTGCAGATACAACCCATGTAGACTCTATCAAACAGGTTGTCAACTGGGCCAATGAAAATCAGGAACTATCTCAGTTAAAAGATGTGAGATGGGTTGTGGAAGACGCCTTGAAGTTTGTGCAACGTGAATTAAAGCGTGGTAAAAAATATAATGGTATTATTCTGGACCCTCCTGCATTCGGACATGGTCCAAATGGTGAAAAATGGAAACTGGAAGATCATATTCAGGAAATGATGCAGGATGTGGTAAAATTACTCGATGAAGAAGAACACTTCCTGATTCTGAATACCTATTCCCTGGGCTTTTCTTCTGTAATTGTTGAAAACCTGATCAAAACATCTTTTCCTCAGGTAAAAAATCTTGAAACAGGTGAACTTTATCTGCAGGCCACCTCAGGGATAAAATTACCCCTGGGCGTTTTTGGAAAATTTAATACTTTCTCTTCTTAA
- a CDS encoding Rpn family recombination-promoting nuclease/putative transposase: MSEHINKYIDPLSDFGFKHLFGGEPNKEIMIAFLNALFEGEKHITDIAYNPTEYAGQARDHKKVCFDLLCTGDRGEQFIVEMQRAAHDNFEDRCIFYLSRLIHQQKLPGKDNWKVKLKEVFLIAILDFKMRNSLGDHYLQSISLVNTCTGKIFHNGLGFKFLELPKFDKKENELENELDKWAYILKHMHSLEQVPHYLDKRIFQKIFNIAEMGRLSAEQQFLYETHLQDRADYESTIEYATNRGMEKGLEKGMEKGKLEIALEIAREMKKENFDLPKIAQFTKLTIEQISIL; the protein is encoded by the coding sequence ATGTCAGAGCATATAAATAAATACATTGATCCTTTATCAGATTTTGGTTTCAAACATCTTTTTGGCGGGGAACCCAATAAGGAAATCATGATTGCTTTCCTCAATGCCCTATTTGAGGGGGAGAAGCATATTACTGATATTGCTTATAACCCAACTGAATATGCGGGCCAGGCGAGGGATCATAAAAAGGTTTGTTTCGATTTATTGTGTACCGGTGACCGGGGGGAACAGTTTATCGTAGAAATGCAGCGGGCGGCACATGATAATTTTGAGGACCGCTGTATTTTTTATTTAAGCCGGCTCATTCATCAGCAAAAGCTGCCGGGCAAAGACAACTGGAAGGTTAAACTGAAAGAGGTTTTCCTCATTGCTATCCTGGATTTTAAAATGAGAAACAGTCTCGGAGATCATTATCTGCAAAGTATTTCTCTGGTCAATACCTGTACAGGCAAAATATTCCACAATGGACTGGGATTTAAATTTCTGGAACTGCCTAAATTTGACAAGAAAGAGAATGAGCTGGAAAATGAACTGGACAAGTGGGCTTATATACTGAAACACATGCACAGTCTGGAGCAGGTCCCGCATTACCTGGATAAACGCATTTTTCAAAAAATATTTAATATTGCAGAAATGGGAAGATTATCAGCAGAACAACAATTTTTGTACGAAACACATTTACAGGATCGTGCCGATTATGAAAGTACGATTGAGTATGCAACTAACAGAGGAATGGAAAAGGGATTGGAAAAGGGAATGGAAAAGGGAAAACTCGAAATTGCTCTTGAAATCGCAAGAGAAATGAAAAAGGAAAACTTCGATCTGCCTAAAATTGCACAATTCACCAAACTCACCATCGAACAGATTAGTATTTTATAA
- a CDS encoding cytidine deaminase, with protein MNKLNISIAYEAYDQLQELNENDQSLCLKAKDALKTSYSPYSNFKVATAVRLSDGLIISGSNQENLAYPSGLCAERVALFTIGAAYPDAVIESMAITAHTDNFKIEQPITCCGACLQVMAEFERKQNKEIEVLFYCIDGKILKVKGVKSLLPFVFVEDRLAG; from the coding sequence ATGAATAAATTAAATATTTCCATTGCTTATGAAGCTTACGATCAGTTACAGGAACTGAATGAAAATGACCAGTCTTTATGTTTAAAAGCAAAGGATGCTCTTAAAACCTCATATTCACCTTATTCTAACTTTAAAGTTGCTACTGCTGTAAGACTTAGTGATGGTTTAATTATTTCCGGTAGTAATCAGGAAAATCTGGCTTATCCGTCAGGCCTTTGTGCAGAACGTGTAGCTCTTTTTACTATTGGAGCTGCTTATCCGGATGCCGTGATTGAAAGTATGGCTATTACTGCTCATACCGACAATTTCAAAATTGAACAGCCTATTACCTGTTGCGGAGCTTGTCTGCAGGTTATGGCAGAATTTGAACGTAAACAAAATAAAGAAATCGAAGTTCTTTTTTATTGTATTGATGGTAAGATTTTAAAAGTAAAGGGAGTTAAAAGTTTATTACCCTTTGTATTTGTTGAAGATCGTCTGGCAGGCTAA
- a CDS encoding translocation/assembly module TamB domain-containing protein encodes MNKYVRKSLKVILWVIASIIFLVVAIAVSLNIPAVQNFVKNKAIAYLKDKTHTEVSLESIRIALPKDIVLNKFYMEDKKGDTLLYAQKLSADISLFKLLSNKVEVNNIELEKIRANVTRINPDTTFNFSFLLDAFMSEQKKPEEQVKQDTTSTMKFSVSKISLKDIGIVYRDDVAGNDVSVNIGEFQTDIKDFDLDKQHYVIKDLILKNTSLKYLQQKPLTQLAAHLEKSLDTAKTTTGKLPLVEIQDVAFNNVKINFNDMISAMRADLNINELNLKKLFADLTKSDFKLDEATLNKSNILFAFKPLTATAGTKSADSTAKPSSLAVLVNKLSLSGNNVQYDNLAVKHAPRGLDYNHLKVNNLGLTAEALSYNTTGIKVNVKSGIFKEKSGFELSKLQGDVIYSDKMIKLTNLVFKTPNTTIENSTSLNYTSLDDLTKHPGKVKLTTQFKNSVLGLKDGTYFSDAIPADYRNEKIKITARVNGYMNNLSVPQLQISGLKSTNIDVNGTVKGLPDVNKTFLDLNIKRFSLTRKDLLVVIPKKSLPANIELPNSIAANGKFKGSMTDFSTDFNINTDMGAARLLATMKGPKGKESYTANINLNNFNAGRLLKMQPQLGKISVKAIINGTGLDAKTAHAKINAQLLSAYYNKYTYKNLLLSGTYSGQKMNIKSEMADTNANFNLTAFVDMAGKYPAVKADLDLKQVDLQKLNFSTTGLSMAGLVKADIKTADPDYLNGDINIRGLQLVKEGQRFNVDTINVHAEATAAHTLLTLKSELLSARVDGQYQLTNLAPAMINQINKYYAFGQVTKIPDQRFRFSMNIYNPKFIKNFVPELTTFSPSRISGLLDTKKDSLVMNAWIPQIVYGDYKIDSTRLKIDNADQKLNYKLLVKSLQSKSIALYNTELSGEAANNILDVNIFLRDSKLKDKYRLGGTFKSINKDFRFSFDPGKLLLNYDKWTVSPENFIQFGASGILANQFNLSRGSQLLGINSLNSTPNSPVKVEFKDFKIETLTKFAEQDSSLVGGAINGTVDVKELMSNPKFEANLTVDHLRYQKDQLGTLRIAVNNNTENAYETNIALTGVHELRVNGFYYTKAENALDLTVNIDKIDLKALESVSMGQIKQGSGTVTGQLSVKGSIDAPKVLGDVKFNQAAFNATYVNSYFRMPNETISFTEEGLKFNNFTVIDSLNQKATINGGILTKNYKDFRFNMDIKTDNFRALNSTSADNEMIYGTVFLTSQIKVRGDLNQPDVNMTVKVEKGTKFFFAMPADDPSVISQEGIVQFIDADAPPFNGHKALKADSISKAPIKGFNLSANIRIDPEAELNVVVDPANGDNLKVRGTANLIATMDPSGKTSLTGRYEVTDGSYNLSIGGIAKKSFKLVKGSSIVWTGDPMEANVDLTALYEVNAAPIDLLGDPSQTLAKTKLPFQVYLMMKDQLMKPAISFRLDLPENERGALNGEVYTKLQNINRDEGLLNKQVFALLALGRFMADNPFESLAGGGGVSSIARSSVSSLLTQQLNNLASDLVKGVDINFGLNSSEDYSTGSMQQKTDLEVGLSKKLLNDRLTVTVGSSFGLEGPQAPGQNSTNIAGNVNVEYALSADGRYRLRAYRRNQNEGVIEGQIIETGVGFALVVDYNKFREIFQKRRKRNQIKTEQKPKNETIMNSPSKKNN; translated from the coding sequence TTGAATAAATACGTACGCAAAAGTTTAAAGGTTATTCTTTGGGTAATCGCCTCTATCATTTTTCTGGTGGTTGCAATAGCAGTTTCTTTAAATATTCCTGCTGTTCAGAATTTTGTTAAGAATAAAGCCATTGCTTATCTGAAAGACAAAACCCATACCGAAGTCAGCCTCGAGAGCATCAGGATTGCCTTGCCTAAAGACATTGTGCTCAACAAGTTCTACATGGAGGACAAAAAAGGTGATACATTATTATATGCTCAGAAACTAAGTGCCGACATCAGTCTCTTCAAATTATTAAGCAATAAAGTTGAAGTCAATAATATAGAACTGGAAAAAATAAGAGCGAATGTTACCCGCATTAATCCTGACACTACCTTTAACTTTTCTTTCCTGCTCGACGCCTTTATGTCTGAACAGAAAAAACCGGAAGAGCAGGTAAAACAGGACACTACCTCTACCATGAAGTTCTCGGTCAGTAAAATAAGTCTGAAAGATATAGGCATTGTCTACCGTGATGATGTTGCAGGTAATGATGTAAGTGTAAACATCGGAGAGTTCCAGACAGATATCAAAGATTTTGACCTGGATAAGCAGCACTATGTCATCAAAGATCTGATCTTAAAAAACACCTCCCTTAAATATTTACAACAGAAGCCGCTGACACAACTGGCAGCTCATCTGGAAAAAAGTCTGGACACTGCAAAAACTACTACCGGAAAACTTCCACTGGTAGAGATACAGGATGTTGCCTTTAATAATGTAAAGATCAATTTCAATGACATGATTTCTGCTATGCGTGCAGATCTGAATATTAATGAACTGAACCTGAAGAAACTTTTCGCCGATCTGACTAAAAGTGACTTTAAACTTGATGAAGCCACGCTGAATAAGTCTAACATCCTGTTCGCTTTTAAACCACTTACAGCCACTGCAGGAACAAAATCTGCTGACAGCACTGCGAAACCATCTTCTTTAGCCGTATTAGTCAACAAACTAAGTTTATCGGGGAACAATGTTCAGTATGATAACCTGGCCGTAAAACATGCTCCGAGAGGACTGGATTATAACCATTTAAAGGTAAACAATCTGGGTTTAACAGCCGAGGCATTGTCTTACAATACGACAGGAATCAAAGTAAATGTTAAGAGTGGGATATTTAAAGAAAAAAGCGGTTTTGAGCTTTCAAAATTACAAGGTGATGTCATTTACAGTGACAAAATGATTAAGCTAACCAATCTGGTTTTCAAAACGCCCAATACAACTATTGAGAACAGTACTTCACTGAATTACACTTCACTAGATGACTTGACCAAACACCCCGGAAAGGTGAAACTAACCACGCAGTTTAAAAATTCTGTTTTAGGCCTAAAAGATGGAACCTATTTCAGTGATGCCATTCCAGCAGATTACCGTAACGAAAAAATAAAGATAACCGCCCGGGTGAATGGTTATATGAATAATCTTTCAGTTCCCCAATTGCAGATCAGTGGATTAAAAAGTACAAATATTGATGTTAATGGTACAGTAAAAGGTTTACCCGATGTAAATAAGACCTTTCTTGATCTTAACATCAAACGTTTTTCTTTAACCAGGAAAGATCTCCTGGTCGTCATTCCAAAAAAATCTCTGCCGGCCAATATCGAACTGCCAAACAGCATCGCTGCGAACGGGAAGTTTAAAGGTTCAATGACTGATTTCAGCACTGATTTCAATATTAATACTGATATGGGGGCTGCCAGATTACTGGCTACGATGAAAGGTCCAAAAGGAAAAGAAAGTTATACAGCTAATATCAATCTGAATAATTTCAATGCCGGCAGATTGCTGAAAATGCAACCTCAGTTAGGTAAAATAAGTGTAAAAGCCATAATAAACGGAACAGGTTTAGACGCAAAAACAGCACATGCAAAAATCAATGCTCAATTGCTAAGTGCATATTATAACAAGTACACCTATAAAAATCTGTTATTAAGCGGAACCTATTCCGGACAGAAAATGAATATCAAAAGTGAAATGGCTGATACCAATGCTAATTTCAATCTAACTGCTTTTGTAGACATGGCTGGAAAATATCCAGCAGTTAAAGCAGATCTTGATCTCAAACAGGTCGATTTACAAAAACTGAATTTCAGTACTACAGGATTAAGCATGGCGGGTCTGGTCAAAGCAGATATTAAAACTGCCGACCCTGATTATCTGAATGGAGATATAAATATCAGAGGCTTACAGCTGGTAAAAGAAGGGCAGAGATTTAATGTAGACACTATTAATGTGCATGCCGAAGCTACAGCTGCCCATACCCTGCTGACCTTGAAATCAGAACTGCTCAGTGCACGCGTAGACGGACAGTATCAGCTGACTAATCTGGCACCAGCGATGATTAACCAGATTAACAAGTATTATGCATTTGGTCAGGTCACCAAAATTCCGGATCAGCGTTTCAGATTCAGCATGAATATCTATAATCCGAAGTTTATTAAAAACTTTGTACCTGAGCTCACTACTTTCTCCCCTTCAAGAATCAGTGGTTTGCTTGATACCAAAAAGGATAGTCTGGTAATGAATGCCTGGATACCACAAATAGTTTACGGAGATTACAAAATAGATAGTACACGTCTTAAAATTGACAATGCAGATCAGAAACTGAACTACAAATTACTGGTCAAAAGTCTACAGAGTAAATCTATTGCTTTATATAACACAGAGCTGAGCGGTGAGGCAGCAAATAATATTTTAGATGTCAATATCTTCCTTCGGGATAGTAAACTGAAAGATAAGTATAGGCTGGGCGGTACCTTTAAATCGATTAATAAAGACTTCCGGTTCAGTTTTGACCCGGGCAAACTCCTGCTGAATTACGATAAATGGACTGTTTCACCAGAAAACTTTATTCAGTTTGGTGCTTCCGGTATTCTGGCTAATCAGTTTAATCTGAGCCGGGGCAGTCAGTTACTGGGAATTAATAGTTTGAACTCTACCCCTAACTCACCGGTTAAAGTAGAATTTAAAGATTTCAAAATAGAAACCCTGACCAAGTTTGCTGAACAGGATAGTTCATTGGTCGGGGGAGCAATTAACGGTACTGTAGATGTTAAAGAATTAATGAGTAATCCAAAGTTCGAAGCAAATCTTACTGTTGACCATCTTCGTTACCAGAAAGATCAGCTGGGGACTTTACGTATTGCCGTAAACAATAATACTGAAAACGCTTATGAAACAAACATTGCACTAACCGGTGTACATGAGTTAAGAGTAAACGGTTTCTATTATACCAAAGCAGAAAACGCTTTGGATCTTACAGTTAACATTGACAAAATAGACCTTAAAGCACTGGAGAGTGTCTCAATGGGTCAAATTAAACAAGGTTCGGGAACAGTCACAGGTCAGCTTTCAGTAAAAGGTTCTATTGATGCACCTAAAGTTCTGGGAGATGTTAAATTTAACCAGGCAGCATTTAACGCAACCTATGTAAATTCTTATTTCAGAATGCCAAATGAGACTATCAGTTTTACAGAAGAAGGTCTTAAATTCAACAATTTCACGGTTATTGACTCTCTAAATCAAAAGGCAACAATCAATGGTGGAATTCTCACTAAAAACTATAAGGATTTTAGGTTCAATATGGACATCAAAACTGATAATTTCAGAGCATTGAACTCTACATCAGCTGATAATGAAATGATTTACGGAACAGTTTTCCTGACCAGTCAGATTAAGGTCAGAGGTGATTTAAATCAGCCTGATGTGAATATGACGGTGAAAGTAGAAAAAGGAACCAAATTCTTCTTCGCCATGCCGGCAGATGACCCATCTGTAATTAGTCAGGAAGGTATAGTACAATTCATTGATGCAGATGCCCCACCTTTTAACGGACATAAAGCACTTAAAGCAGACAGTATCAGCAAAGCGCCAATCAAAGGATTCAACCTGAGTGCCAATATCAGAATTGATCCGGAAGCAGAATTGAATGTCGTTGTTGACCCTGCTAATGGTGATAATCTGAAAGTAAGAGGTACTGCCAATCTGATTGCTACGATGGACCCAAGTGGTAAAACCAGTTTAACAGGCCGTTATGAAGTCACTGACGGATCTTACAACTTATCCATAGGTGGAATAGCGAAAAAATCATTCAAACTGGTTAAAGGCAGTAGTATAGTCTGGACAGGTGACCCTATGGAAGCCAATGTTGACCTGACAGCATTATATGAAGTTAATGCCGCTCCTATTGATTTGCTAGGTGATCCTTCACAAACTCTGGCAAAAACAAAATTACCGTTCCAGGTTTACCTGATGATGAAGGATCAGCTGATGAAACCTGCTATATCCTTCCGTTTAGATCTTCCTGAAAATGAACGCGGCGCATTAAATGGAGAGGTTTACACCAAGTTACAGAATATTAACCGTGATGAAGGATTGCTGAACAAACAGGTATTTGCCCTGCTTGCACTGGGAAGATTTATGGCAGACAATCCTTTTGAGAGTCTGGCCGGTGGCGGAGGTGTTTCGAGCATAGCCCGTTCAAGTGTAAGTAGTCTGTTAACCCAGCAACTGAATAACCTGGCTTCAGACCTCGTTAAAGGAGTAGATATTAACTTCGGTCTTAATTCATCAGAAGATTATTCAACAGGCTCTATGCAGCAAAAGACAGATCTGGAAGTAGGTCTCTCTAAAAAGCTCCTCAATGACAGATTAACCGTTACTGTGGGTAGTTCTTTTGGACTGGAAGGGCCACAGGCTCCGGGACAGAACTCAACCAATATTGCAGGAAACGTAAATGTGGAATATGCCTTATCGGCTGATGGAAGATACCGTTTAAGAGCCTACAGACGTAATCAGAACGAAGGAGTAATTGAAGGACAGATTATAGAAACCGGAGTAGGATTTGCGTTAGTTGTTGACTATAACAAATTCAGAGAAATATTCCAGAAACGAAGAAAGAGAAATCAGATAAAAACAGAACAGAAGCCTAAAAATGAAACCATTATGAACTCACCTTCAAAAAAAAATAATTAA
- a CDS encoding MlaE family ABC transporter permease, with protein sequence MNFTNFGRYLLLLRAVFRKPEKFKIYLKAIFQQMDFVGVGSLGLIAIISTFIGAVMTLQIAFQLVSDFIPKTIIGSVTRDSSILELSPTITAIVLAGKIGSAISSEIGTMRVSEQIDALEIMGINSPGYLILPKLIAGITMVPVLVIFAMVLSIAGGYLGGTLSGAVTPAEYIQGITTDFNPYTITVALVKAFVFGFIITTVPAYEGFYVKGGALEVAQASTRAVVVSCISILACDYIVTQLLL encoded by the coding sequence ATGAACTTCACCAATTTTGGTAGATACCTGTTGCTGTTGAGAGCAGTTTTCAGGAAACCCGAAAAATTTAAAATATATCTTAAAGCCATTTTTCAACAAATGGACTTTGTCGGTGTAGGCTCACTTGGTTTAATTGCCATCATTTCTACCTTTATAGGGGCAGTTATGACTTTACAGATTGCTTTTCAGCTGGTAAGTGATTTTATTCCTAAAACAATCATTGGTTCAGTAACAAGAGATTCAAGCATTCTGGAACTAAGCCCGACTATTACCGCAATAGTACTTGCCGGTAAAATTGGCTCAGCTATTTCTTCAGAAATCGGTACAATGAGAGTTAGTGAACAAATTGATGCTCTTGAAATTATGGGTATCAACTCGCCAGGCTACCTGATTCTGCCTAAATTAATTGCTGGAATTACAATGGTTCCCGTGCTGGTTATTTTTGCTATGGTTTTGAGTATTGCAGGTGGTTACCTGGGTGGTACTTTATCTGGCGCAGTAACTCCTGCTGAATATATTCAGGGTATCACAACAGATTTCAATCCTTATACTATTACTGTAGCTCTGGTTAAAGCATTTGTCTTTGGCTTCATTATTACTACAGTACCCGCATATGAAGGCTTTTATGTAAAAGGTGGTGCACTGGAAGTAGCACAGGCAAGTACAAGAGCTGTTGTAGTAAGCTGTATCAGTATCCTCGCTTGTGATTACATTGTAACCCAATTATTATTATGA
- a CDS encoding HupE/UreJ family protein produces the protein MQDFSLYFELGWQHILNWKGYDHILFVIVLCGAYTLTDWKRVLLLVTAFTVGHSITLALSVLKVITVKTDLIEFLIPVTILVTAASNILSGKSSRPKGVQFKYILALFFGLIHGMGFSNYLNSLLGKSTNIVAELFAFNIGLEFGQVLIVTGILLISFVLINIFKVKKWNWNFFLSSAIFGISFIMAAERWPDLFR, from the coding sequence ATGCAGGATTTTTCTTTATACTTTGAGCTGGGTTGGCAACATATATTAAACTGGAAAGGATATGATCATATCCTATTTGTCATAGTCTTATGCGGAGCATACACCCTAACTGATTGGAAAAGAGTATTATTACTTGTTACTGCTTTTACTGTAGGGCATAGCATCACACTTGCGTTAAGCGTATTGAAGGTAATAACAGTCAAAACAGATTTGATTGAATTTCTGATCCCGGTGACCATATTGGTTACTGCTGCCTCAAACATACTGTCTGGGAAATCATCAAGACCAAAGGGAGTACAATTCAAATATATACTTGCTTTATTCTTCGGACTGATCCATGGAATGGGCTTTTCCAATTATCTGAATAGCTTATTGGGTAAAAGCACCAATATTGTAGCAGAACTGTTTGCTTTCAATATCGGGCTTGAATTTGGACAGGTACTTATTGTAACCGGGATATTGCTGATTTCCTTTGTCCTGATTAATATTTTCAAGGTCAAAAAGTGGAACTGGAACTTCTTCCTTTCCTCAGCAATATTTGGTATATCATTTATTATGGCAGCAGAGAGATGGCCAGACTTATTCCGTTAG